In Carassius gibelio isolate Cgi1373 ecotype wild population from Czech Republic chromosome B4, carGib1.2-hapl.c, whole genome shotgun sequence, one DNA window encodes the following:
- the LOC127955970 gene encoding rab-3A-interacting protein-like isoform X6, whose protein sequence is MRRNFVLLFLLTCVLKLYTSLHHNDHCLKIFVAMASEPLEGFHEVNLASPTTPDLHGIVDPSPPKHNAPPSSLYRTHSLTSSQNAPNAFRADQLPTQPVYSTPRQLGTEDFLNGGGNDPAVDAVDGNVPSADAEDVLCLSTDSLSRLRSPSFMEVREKGNEKLKEELTKAQRELKLKDEECERLSKVRDQLGQELEELTASLFEEAHKMVHEANLKQATAEKQLKEALGKIDVLQAEVAALKTLVLSTSPTSPCKEMPPGPKAPFKKGHTRNKSTSSAMLGSQQEVAVTQPIVDSLLFNEFKVWKEEPTLERSCSFLERIYREDIYPCLTFSKSELGSAILEAVEQNTLSVEPVGFQPLPVVKASAVECGGPKKCALCGQTKTCKHRIKFGDSSNYYYVSPFCRYRITSVCNFFTYVRYILQGLVKQQDAEQMFWEVMQLRKEMSNAKLGYYKDEL, encoded by the exons ATGAGGAGAAATTTTGTTCTGCTCTTCCTGCTGACTTGTGTTCTAAAGCTTTACACATCACTTCATCACAATG ATCACTGTCTGAAGATATTTGTGGCTATGGCCAGTGAACCACTCGAAGGTTTCCATGAGGTGAACCTGGCGTCACCCACCACCCCAGATCTTCATGGCATTGTAGACCCGAGCCCACCAAAGCACAACGCTCCCCCCAGCTCACTGTACCGCACACACTCTTTGACTTCTAGCCAGAATGCACCCAATGCTTTCAGAGCTGACCAGCTGCCCACCCAGCCCGTGTACTCGACCCCCCGTCAACTGGGCACAGAGGACTTCCTTAATGGCGG TGGAAATGATCCTGCAGTGGATGCAGTGGATGGCAATGTCCCATCAGCTGATGCAGAAGATGTTCTGTGCCTCAGCACAGACAGTCTGTCCCGTCTCAGAAGTCCATCATTTATGGAGGTCAGAGAGAAAGGCAACGAAAAGCTAAAGGAGGAGCTCACCAAAGCACAACGG GAGCTTAAGTTAAAAGACGAGGAGTGTGAGAGGCTTTCTAAAGTGAGAGACCAGCTGGGGCAGGAGCTGGAGGAACTCACTGCTAGCCTTTTTGAG GAGGCTCATAAGATGGTGCACGAAGCAAACCTGAAGCAAGCCACTGCTGAAAAACAACTGAAGGAGGCACTGGGAAAG ATTGATGTTCTTCAGGCCGAAGTAGCTGCATTGAAGACTCTGGTCCTGTCAACCTCTCCCACATCCCCCTGCAAAGAAATGCCCCCCGGACCCAAAGCCCCTTTTAAGAAAGGCCACACTCGAAACAAGAGCACGAGCAGTGCCATGTTGGGCAGCCAGCAGGAGGTTGCAGTGACGCAACCCATT GTGGATTCACTGCTCTTCAACGAGTTCAAAGTGTGGAAAGAGGAGCCAACCCTAGAGAGAAGCTGCTCCTTCCTCGAGCGCATTTACAGAGAAGACATCTACCCATGTCTGACGTTTTCTAAGAGTGAG CTTGGGTCTGCGATCCTGGAGGCGGTGGAACAGAACACACTGAGTGTGGAGCCGGTGGGATTCCAGCCTTTGCCAGTCGTCAAAGCGTCTGCTGTTGAGTGTGGAGGACCCAA GAAATGTGCCCTATGTGGTCAAACCAAAACCTGCAAGCACAGAATCAAGTTTGGCGACTCCAGCAACTATTATTATGTATCTCCGTTTTGCCGTTATCGG ATCACGTCTGTCTGCAACTTCTTCACCTACGTTCGTTACATTCTCCAAGGACTAGTCAAACAACAAGATG CAGAGCAGATGTTCTGGGAGGTCATGCAGCTACGGAAGGAGATGTCCAACGCCAAGCTGGGGTACTACAAAGATGAACTGTGA